CAGTAATGATGCTCAAGTAAGTCCCAAGTGGCAGTTAACTCATTGATAGCATCATTAACGCCCGCTTGAATGGCAACGGCATTGGCTAACAATACAAATGCTAAGCCATAACAATGGTTTGTGCCATCAGTGACACGGTTGTCTTCAAGTAGCCAAGCATAGCCGCCATTTGCTTGGCGGTGGTGCTGGTTGAGGTAACTCAAGCCATGGCTAACTCGGGATTGATAACTATCTTGATTAAATTCGCGATAGGCCATCGCATTGTTAAACACAAAGCGAGTACTCGACACTAAATGCCGGGTGCGTGCATTGTAAACAGTGCCATCATCTTTATAAAAATGATAAAAGCCACCTTGTTGATCAAGGCTACGAGGGTCATAAAATGCCATCGTTGCTTGGATATGTTGGCGTAAAAATTTAATGGATTGAAAGTCTGGCATGAGTAGCCCTATTAACATCTAATTGGGCGAACTATACCTACTTTACCTTTTAATTGGAACGCTCCAATAAAATTATTGTGATTTTAAATCCTTGCTGTGTACAATCAAGTCACTACGTTAATGGAGAGTTAAATGTGAGTGAAGTGAATTTAAACCAGTCTTTCTCAACTGGCGAGACTCAAAATAATAAAAATTACCTGTTACCACTAACAGCAATGACCACTTTGTTTTTTTTATGGGGATTTATAACTGTTTTAAATGACGTGTTAATTCCTCGTTTAAAAGCCGTTTTTGATTTAAGTTATACCGAAGCGATGTTGATCCAATTTTGTTTCTTTGGTGCTTACTTTATTGTCTCGTTACCAGCAGGCATGTTGGTTCGTAAAGTTGGCTATCGTAAAGGAGTGATTATTGGTTTGACGGTCGCAGCACTTGGTTGTTGTTTGTTTTACCCCGCAGCAGCTGTGCATCAATACAGCCTGTTTTTAGCGGCTTTATTTATTCTTGCTGGTGGTATCACCATTTTACAAGTCTCTGCTAACCCTTATGTTGCAGCACTTGGCCCAGTCGAAACCGCTTCAAGTCGTTTAAATTTAGCACAAGCGTTAAATTCATTAGGGACGACGATTGGCCCGATAGTTGGGGCGGCTTTATTTTTTGGTGGCACAGGTGCGTTAATTAACGAAGCAGCACAAGCTGATTCGGTTAAAGTGCCTTATTTGATGATTGCTGGCGCGTTACTGACGATTGCTATTGTGTTTGCTTTTTTAAAATTACCTGAGCTACATGAACATCATGGCGATGAGACTGACGTTGTCGCAGAGCGACCTTTGCGTGAAGCCAAACATTTATTAATGGGTGTCATTGGTATTTTCTGTTACGTAGGTGCAGAAGTGTCCATCGGTAGTTTCTTAGTAAACTATTTTGCAGATCCAAGTATTGCAGGCTTAGAAGAGCACGCCGCCGCGAAGTTAATTAGCTACTATTGGGGCGGGGCGATGATTGGTCGCTTTGTTGGTGCTTACCTGATGCAAACAGTTAAGCCATGGAAAGTATTAGTCTTTAATAGTGCGATGGTGATTGGCTTATTACTTCTAACGGTGAACACCAGCGGCAATCTTGCTATGTATTCGGTACTTGCGATAGGCTTATTTAATTCAATTATGTTTCCAACAATTTTTACCTTGTCAATTGAAGGCTTAGATTCACAAACGAGTAAAGGATCGGGCTGGTTATGTTTAGCAATTGTAGGTGGCGCCATTGTTCCATTAATTCAAGGGTTTGTTGCTGATGCTGCCAATATCCAGATAAGCTTTTTGATCCCAGCTGTCTGTTATGTGTTCATTTTATGGTTTGCGTTTAATGTGACTAAGTTACAACAGACATGGCAAGCAACAAAATAAGTCGGATTTTGTTAAATTAATTTGCATAAAAAAGAGTGCCTTTGCACTCTTTTTTATTTAACCCACTGAAAAAAAACAAATTACATCCAAGTTACCCCATTCCAGTTCCCTTTTTTTACTTTACGTATTGAATACGTATTCATAAACACGTTACTATTAAATAAATTGGAACGGTCTAAATAATTAAAATGAAAATAACACATGTTTTAATACCAGCAGCAATTGGCACGATTTTCTTTTCGTCCTCACTGATAGCTAACACAAATAATCAATGGGTTGATCCTTTCATTGGCACAGGCGGAGATGGCCATACGTTTCCGGGTGCAGTTGTACCATTTGGTATGATGCAGTTGAGTCCCGATACAGATACCGTCATGCGGGGTGTGGATCCTCAACCCGAAATTTATAAGCGCTGCGCAGGATACCATTATGATGATCATACCATTGTTGGTTTTTCACATACTCACTTTAGTGGCACAGGGCATTCAGACTTAGGTGACTTATTGATCATGCCGATGATTGATACTGTTCAGATTGAGCCTGGTTCAGCAGATAACCCAGATGCAGGCTATCGCTCACGATTTTCTCATGATCAAGAATGGGCGAGCCCCGGCTATTATGGCGTTGAACTACTCGATAGTGGTATTAAAGCAGAGCTTACGACCTCGGAGCGAGCGGGTATGCACCAATACACCTTCAGTAAAGGACAACAAGCTCATATTATGCTTGATTTGACCAGCGCCATTTACAACTTCAAAAATAAAGTTATTTGGAGTGACATCCGTAAAATTAACAATCGTACTTTAGTTGCCTACCGAGCAACCAATGGCTGGGCAAACAATCGACAGATGTATTTTGCGATTGAGTTCTCTCAGCCGATTGATAACTACCAGTTTATTAATCTTGATGATAACCGGTATCGTTGTATGGATTGTTTAGGTAAAGAAAAACACTCAACAATCGAAAACAAACAAGTTAAAGAAGCTGCGGGTAAAGCGATTAAGTTTGTCGCCAGCTTTAATAACCCGACTAAACAACCAATTAAAATCAAAGTCGGTTTATCTGCGGTCAGTAAATCAAATGCACTTGAAAACTTACAAACAGAAATTCCAGATTGGAATTTTACAGCCGTACGGGATAACGCAGCGCAAAAATGGCATCACTATTTAAGTAAATTTGAAGCGCAAGGCAGCGAAGCTCAAAAACGCCAGTTTTATACCTCGCTCTATCATGCACTGCAAGCGCCCTCAATTTATCAAGATGTTAATGGCCAATATCGTGGTGTGGATGGAGAAATCCATCAAGGCAAAGATCATACTCACTATACTTTGTTTTCATTGT
This Pseudoalteromonas ulvae UL12 DNA region includes the following protein-coding sequences:
- a CDS encoding sugar MFS transporter; translated protein: MSEVNLNQSFSTGETQNNKNYLLPLTAMTTLFFLWGFITVLNDVLIPRLKAVFDLSYTEAMLIQFCFFGAYFIVSLPAGMLVRKVGYRKGVIIGLTVAALGCCLFYPAAAVHQYSLFLAALFILAGGITILQVSANPYVAALGPVETASSRLNLAQALNSLGTTIGPIVGAALFFGGTGALINEAAQADSVKVPYLMIAGALLTIAIVFAFLKLPELHEHHGDETDVVAERPLREAKHLLMGVIGIFCYVGAEVSIGSFLVNYFADPSIAGLEEHAAAKLISYYWGGAMIGRFVGAYLMQTVKPWKVLVFNSAMVIGLLLLTVNTSGNLAMYSVLAIGLFNSIMFPTIFTLSIEGLDSQTSKGSGWLCLAIVGGAIVPLIQGFVADAANIQISFLIPAVCYVFILWFAFNVTKLQQTWQATK